Proteins from a genomic interval of Denticeps clupeoides chromosome 20, fDenClu1.1, whole genome shotgun sequence:
- the LOC114770683 gene encoding proteasome subunit beta type-7-like, whose product MALSNFLELPASGFNFENSARNAVLENVLGEGKTKTPKPMKTGTTIAGVVYKDGVVLGADTRATSSEVVADKMCAKIHYIAPNIYCCGAGTAADTEKTTDLLSSNLTIFSMNSSRNPRVIMAVSILQDMLFRYHGQIGAFLILGGVDCTGSHLYSVGPYGSVNEVPYLAMGSGDLAAMGILEDGFKPSLELEEAKTLVCSAIHAGIMSDLGSGSNVDLCVITRQGVDYIRPYQESEFKDQRQGRYKYKPGTTPVLREKVEILEVELVQESVQKMDTA is encoded by the exons ATGGCGCTATCAAACTTTCTCGAGCTTCCAGCGTCGGGGTTCAACTTCGAAAACTCGGCAAG AAATGCTGTACTCGAGAATGTGCTTGGAGAAGGAAAGACCAAGACCCCCAAGCCGATGAAAACGGGGACCACGATTGCTGGAGTTGTTTACAAG GATGGTGTGGTGCTGGGAGCGGACACCAGGGCCACTTCAAGTGAGGTTGTGGCTGATAAGATGTGTgcaaaaatacattacattgctcCTAATATATA CTGCTGCGGTGCAGGTACTGCAGCTGATACAGAGAAGACCACCGACCTGCTGTCCTCCAACCTCACCATCTTCTCCATGAACAGCAGCAGGAACCCACGCGTCATCATGGCAGTCAGCATCCTACAGGACATGCTCTTCAG GTACCACGGTCAAATTGGAGCCTTTCTGATCCTGGGAGGAGTGGACTGCACAGGCAGTCATCTCTACAGTGTTGGTCCTTATGGAAGCGTGAATGAAGTTCCATATCTGGCTATGG GTTCAGGAGACCTTGCAGCTATGGGAATATTAGAAGATGGTTTCAAGCCTAGTTTGGAG CTGGAGGAAGCGAAAACGCTGGTATGCAGTGCCATCCATGCTGGCATCATGAGCGACCTGGGCTCAGGCAGCAACGTGGATCTGTGTGTTATCACTAGGCAAGGGGTGGACTACATCAGACCATACCAAGAGTCTGAGTTTAAAGACCAGAG GCAAGGAAGGTATAAGTACAAGCCAGGCACAACCCCAGTTTTGAGAGAGAAGGTGGAGATTCTAGAAGTAGAGTTGGTGCAGGAGAGCGTTCAGAAGATGGACACGGCATAA